A DNA window from Methanococcus voltae PS contains the following coding sequences:
- a CDS encoding YqaA family protein: protein MSIELSTFINPFVDLGLYLVQKYGVWAIFVLGFTESIFQPFPTEIFMIPGLTFGLNWFWVLLASTVGSTLGAIVTYHLASRYGERWYHKFFKSDKYYEKTNRFLEKWGPMGIIVVGVTPIPFELICWSASAFKMPFKTYIIAVIISRVLKHGAIVAPFGLYAFLKSHGIWPF, encoded by the coding sequence ATGAGTATAGAATTGTCTACATTTATTAACCCATTTGTCGATTTAGGACTTTATTTAGTACAAAAATACGGTGTTTGGGCTATATTCGTATTAGGATTTACAGAATCAATATTTCAACCATTTCCTACCGAAATATTTATGATTCCCGGTCTTACTTTTGGTTTAAATTGGTTTTGGGTACTTTTAGCTTCAACGGTTGGTAGTACTCTTGGAGCAATTGTTACATACCACCTTGCATCAAGATATGGGGAACGATGGTATCATAAATTTTTTAAAAGCGATAAATACTATGAAAAGACCAATCGTTTTTTAGAAAAATGGGGTCCTATGGGCATTATCGTTGTAGGTGTTACACCGATACCTTTTGAACTAATCTGTTGGTCAGCTAGTGCTTTTAAAATGCCATTTAAAACGTATATCATTGCCGTTATAATTAGTAGAGTTTTAAAACATGGCGCAATAGTTGCGCCTTTTGGTTTATACGCATTTTTAAAATCACATGGTATTTGGCCATTTTAA